One part of the Arabidopsis thaliana chromosome 1 sequence genome encodes these proteins:
- the TLP10 gene encoding tubby like protein 10 (tubby like protein 10 (TLP10); FUNCTIONS IN: phosphoric diester hydrolase activity, sequence-specific DNA binding transcription factor activity; INVOLVED IN: regulation of transcription; LOCATED IN: plasma membrane; EXPRESSED IN: 22 plant structures; EXPRESSED DURING: 13 growth stages; CONTAINS InterPro DOMAIN/s: F-box domain, cyclin-like (InterPro:IPR001810), Tubby, C-terminal, conserved site (InterPro:IPR018066), Tubby, C-terminal (InterPro:IPR000007); BEST Arabidopsis thaliana protein match is: tubby like protein 1 (TAIR:AT1G76900.2); Has 961 Blast hits to 946 proteins in 118 species: Archae - 0; Bacteria - 0; Metazoa - 353; Fungi - 21; Plants - 475; Viruses - 0; Other Eukaryotes - 112 (source: NCBI BLink).), whose translation MSFRGIVQDLRDGFGSLSRRSFDFRLSSLHKGKAQGSSFREYSSSRDLLSPVIVQTSRWANLPPELLFDVIKRLEESESNWPARKHVVACASVCRSWRAMCQEIVLGPEICGKLTFPVSLKQPGPRDAMIQCFIKRDKSKLTFHLFLCLSPALLVENGKFLLSAKRTRRTTRTEYIISMDADNISRSSNSYLGKLRSNFLGTKFLVYDTQPPPNTSSSALITDRTSRSRFHSRRVSPKVPSGSYNIAQITYELNVLGTRGPRRMHCIMNSIPISSLEPGGSVPNQPEKLVPAPYSLDDSFRSNISFSKSSFDHRSLDFSSSRFSEMGISCDDNEEEASFRPLILKNKQPRWHEQLQCWCLNFRGRVTVASVKNFQLVAARQPQPQGTGAAAAPTSAPAHPEQDKVILQFGKVGKDMFTMDYRYPLSAFQAFAICLSSFDTKLACE comes from the exons atgTCGTTTCGAGGCATTGTTCAAGATTTGAGAGATGGGTTTGGGAGCTTGTCAAGGAGGAGTTTCGATTTTAGGCTCTCGAGTCTTCATAAAGGGAAAGCTCAGGGTTCTTCGTTCCGTGAGTATTCGTCATCCCGTGATCTCTTGTCGCCTGTGATAGTTCAGACAAGTAGATGGGCTAATCTTCCTCCAGAGTTACTCTTTGATGTGATCAAAAGATTAGAGGAAAGTGAGAGTAATTGGCCTGCAAGAAAACATGTTGTGGCTTGTGCTTCGGTTTGTCGGTCTTGGAGAGCTATGTGCCAAGAGATTGTTTTGGGGCCTGAAATCTGTGGGAAACTCACTTTCCCTGTTTCCCTCAAACAG CCAGGGCCTCGTGATGCAATGATTCAGTGTTTCATCAAAAGGGATAAATCAAAGCTAACATTtcacctttttctttgtttaagtCCCG CTCTATTAGTGGAGAATGGgaaatttcttctttcagcTAAAAGAACTCGTAGAACTACTCGAACCGAGTACATTATCTCCATGGATGCTGATAACATCTCAAGATCCAGCAACTCTTACCTCGGAAAGCTCAG aTCAAACTTCCTTGGGACAAAGTTCTTGGTGTACGACACGCAACCACCACCAAACACATCTTCGAGCGCACTTATCACTGATCGAACAAGCCGAAGCAGGTTTCACTCCAGACGAGTTTCTCCTAAAGTACCATCCGGAAGCTACAACATTGCTCAAATCACCTATGAGCTCAACGTGTTGGGCACACGCGGGCCACGACGAATGCACTGCATCATGAACTCCATCCCAATTTCATCGCTCGAACCAGGCGGTTCAGTCCCTAACCAACCCGAGAAACTCGTCCCTGCACCATACTCTCTCGACGACTCATTCCGCAGTAacatctccttctccaaatCATCATTTGACCACCGCTCCCTCGATTTCAGCAGTTCTAGATTCTCCGAAATGGGAATATCCTGCGACgacaacgaagaagaagcgagTTTCAGACCGTTGATTCTAAAGAACAAGCAGCCAAGGTGGCACGAGCAGTTGCAATGCTGGTGTTTGAATTTCCGCGGACGTGTGACAGTTGCATCGGTTAAGAATTTCCAGCTTGTAGCAGCAAGACAGCCGCAGCCTCAAGGGACAGGTGCAGCAGCAGCACCAACAAGTGCACCTGCTCACCCTGAGCAAGACAAGGTGATTCTCCAGTTTGGTAAAGTAGGGAAAGATATGTTCACAATGGACTATAGGTATCCATTATCGGCGTTTCAGGCGTTTGCGATATGCTTAAGCAGCTTTGACACCAAGCTTGCTTGTGAATAG
- the TLP10 gene encoding tubby like protein 10 (tubby like protein 10 (TLP10); FUNCTIONS IN: phosphoric diester hydrolase activity, sequence-specific DNA binding transcription factor activity; INVOLVED IN: regulation of transcription; LOCATED IN: plasma membrane; EXPRESSED IN: 22 plant structures; EXPRESSED DURING: 13 growth stages; CONTAINS InterPro DOMAIN/s: Tubby, C-terminal, conserved site (InterPro:IPR018066), Tubby, C-terminal (InterPro:IPR000007); BEST Arabidopsis thaliana protein match is: tubby like protein 5 (TAIR:AT1G43640.1); Has 30201 Blast hits to 17322 proteins in 780 species: Archae - 12; Bacteria - 1396; Metazoa - 17338; Fungi - 3422; Plants - 5037; Viruses - 0; Other Eukaryotes - 2996 (source: NCBI BLink).), whose protein sequence is MDADNISRSSNSYLGKLRSNFLGTKFLVYDTQPPPNTSSSALITDRTSRSRFHSRRVSPKVPSGSYNIAQITYELNVLGTRGPRRMHCIMNSIPISSLEPGGSVPNQPEKLVPAPYSLDDSFRSNISFSKSSFDHRSLDFSSSRFSEMGISCDDNEEEASFRPLILKNKQPRWHEQLQCWCLNFRGRVTVASVKNFQLVAARQPQPQGTGAAAAPTSAPAHPEQDKVILQFGKVGKDMFTMDYRYPLSAFQAFAICLSSFDTKLACE, encoded by the exons ATGGATGCTGATAACATCTCAAGATCCAGCAACTCTTACCTCGGAAAGCTCAG aTCAAACTTCCTTGGGACAAAGTTCTTGGTGTACGACACGCAACCACCACCAAACACATCTTCGAGCGCACTTATCACTGATCGAACAAGCCGAAGCAGGTTTCACTCCAGACGAGTTTCTCCTAAAGTACCATCCGGAAGCTACAACATTGCTCAAATCACCTATGAGCTCAACGTGTTGGGCACACGCGGGCCACGACGAATGCACTGCATCATGAACTCCATCCCAATTTCATCGCTCGAACCAGGCGGTTCAGTCCCTAACCAACCCGAGAAACTCGTCCCTGCACCATACTCTCTCGACGACTCATTCCGCAGTAacatctccttctccaaatCATCATTTGACCACCGCTCCCTCGATTTCAGCAGTTCTAGATTCTCCGAAATGGGAATATCCTGCGACgacaacgaagaagaagcgagTTTCAGACCGTTGATTCTAAAGAACAAGCAGCCAAGGTGGCACGAGCAGTTGCAATGCTGGTGTTTGAATTTCCGCGGACGTGTGACAGTTGCATCGGTTAAGAATTTCCAGCTTGTAGCAGCAAGACAGCCGCAGCCTCAAGGGACAGGTGCAGCAGCAGCACCAACAAGTGCACCTGCTCACCCTGAGCAAGACAAGGTGATTCTCCAGTTTGGTAAAGTAGGGAAAGATATGTTCACAATGGACTATAGGTATCCATTATCGGCGTTTCAGGCGTTTGCGATATGCTTAAGCAGCTTTGACACCAAGCTTGCTTGTGAATAG
- the RBL10 gene encoding RHOMBOID-like protein 10 (RHOMBOID-like protein 10 (RBL10); FUNCTIONS IN: serine-type endopeptidase activity; INVOLVED IN: biological_process unknown; LOCATED IN: integral to membrane; EXPRESSED IN: 22 plant structures; EXPRESSED DURING: 13 growth stages; CONTAINS InterPro DOMAIN/s: Peptidase S54, rhomboid (InterPro:IPR002610); BEST Arabidopsis thaliana protein match is: RHOMBOID-like protein 5 (TAIR:AT1G52580.1); Has 5007 Blast hits to 5007 proteins in 1743 species: Archae - 94; Bacteria - 3513; Metazoa - 216; Fungi - 161; Plants - 305; Viruses - 0; Other Eukaryotes - 718 (source: NCBI BLink).) has translation MVSVSLSHHNLWPPESGSTAFRGFATAASVHACHHVSRHLRLDFHLRSSLKKLQHFSDDARMKFARYQRVFVFNGANFLKSRVDIRLSQSSPFVCFFNGGESRLNPRGGEEGSSNPETSKRNTVNGRRWTNVLLAINVIMYIAQIASDGKVLTWGAKINSLIERGQLWRLATASVLHANPMHLMINCYSLNSIGPTAESLGGPKRFLAVYLTSAVAKPILRVLGSAMSYWFNKAPSVGASGAIFGLVGSVAVFVIRHKQMVRGGNEDLMQIAQIIALNMAMGLMSRRIDNWGHIGGLLGGTAMTWLLGPQWKYEYTTRDGRRVFMDSAPIPLLLRWRNEQRRL, from the exons ATGGTATCAGTGTCATTATCTCATCATAATCTCTGGCCACCGGAATCTGGATCTACGGCGTTTCGTGGTTTCGCAACCGCCGCTTCCGTACACGCCTGCCACCATGTTAGCCGTCACCTCCGCCTTGATTTCCATCTTCGCTCTTCCCTTAAG AAACTGCAGCATTTTTCTGATGATGCAAGAATGAAGTTTGCAAGATACCAAAGAGTATTTGTATTCAATGGGGCTAATTTTCTCAAGTCTAGAGTTGATATCCGGTTGTCCCAATCTTCGCCATTTGTATGTTTCTTTAATGGTGGAGAGAGTAGATTAAACCCTAGAGGTGGTGAGGAAGGATCATCGAACCCGGAGACTTCCAAGAGAAACACAGTTAACGGACGGAGATGGACCAATGTCCTTCTTGCCATTAACGTTAT AATGTATATTGCACAAATTGCATCCGATGGGAAGGTCCTGACATGGGGAGCCAAG ATAAACAGTTTAATCGAAAGAGGTCAGCTATGGAGACTGGCTACAGCTTCTGTTCTTCATGCGAATCCTATGCATCTCATG ATAAATTGCTATTCTTTGAATTCTATTGGACCAACTGCTGAGAGTTTAGGTGGCCCAAAGAGATTTCTTGCTGTTTACTTGACATCCGCAGTTGCAA AACCCATCTTAAGAGTTCTAGGTTCAGCAATGAGCTACTGGTTCAACAAAGCGCCATCAGTTGGTGCTTCAGGTGCAATATTCGGATTG GTTGGCTCGGTAGCTGTATTTGTTATAAGACACAAACAGATGGTCAGAGGTGGCAATGAGGATCTAATGCAGATAGCTCAAATTATTGCCCTAAACATG GCAATGGGTCTAATGTCCAGACGTATAGATAACTGGGGACAT ATTGGTGGCTTACTTGGTGGAACCGCAATGACATGGCTTCTTGGACCACAGTGGAAGTATGAATATACAACAAGAGACGGTCGGAGAGTCTTCATGGACAGTGCTCCTATTCCTCTCCTTTTGCGGTGGAGAAATGAACAGCGACGGCTTTGA
- the RBL10 gene encoding RHOMBOID-like protein 10 (RHOMBOID-like protein 10 (RBL10); FUNCTIONS IN: serine-type endopeptidase activity; INVOLVED IN: biological_process unknown; LOCATED IN: integral to membrane; EXPRESSED IN: 22 plant structures; EXPRESSED DURING: 13 growth stages; CONTAINS InterPro DOMAIN/s: Peptidase S54, rhomboid (InterPro:IPR002610); BEST Arabidopsis thaliana protein match is: RHOMBOID-like protein 5 (TAIR:AT1G52580.1).), whose amino-acid sequence MVSVSLSHHNLWPPESGSTAFRGFATAASVHACHHVSRHLRLDFHLRSSLKKLQHFSDDARMKFARYQRVFVFNGANFLKSRVDIRLSQSSPFVCFFNGGESRLNPRGGEEGSSNPETSKRNTVNGRRWTNVLLAINVIMYIAQIASDGKVLTWGAKINSLIERGQLWRLATASVLHANPMHLMINCYSLNSIGPTAESLGGPKRFLAVYLTSAVASSAMSYWFNKAPSVGASGAIFGLVGSVAVFVIRHKQMVRGGNEDLMQIAQIIALNMAMGLMSRRIDNWGHIGGLLGGTAMTWLLGPQWKYEYTTRDGRRVFMDSAPIPLLLRWRNEQRRL is encoded by the exons ATGGTATCAGTGTCATTATCTCATCATAATCTCTGGCCACCGGAATCTGGATCTACGGCGTTTCGTGGTTTCGCAACCGCCGCTTCCGTACACGCCTGCCACCATGTTAGCCGTCACCTCCGCCTTGATTTCCATCTTCGCTCTTCCCTTAAG AAACTGCAGCATTTTTCTGATGATGCAAGAATGAAGTTTGCAAGATACCAAAGAGTATTTGTATTCAATGGGGCTAATTTTCTCAAGTCTAGAGTTGATATCCGGTTGTCCCAATCTTCGCCATTTGTATGTTTCTTTAATGGTGGAGAGAGTAGATTAAACCCTAGAGGTGGTGAGGAAGGATCATCGAACCCGGAGACTTCCAAGAGAAACACAGTTAACGGACGGAGATGGACCAATGTCCTTCTTGCCATTAACGTTAT AATGTATATTGCACAAATTGCATCCGATGGGAAGGTCCTGACATGGGGAGCCAAG ATAAACAGTTTAATCGAAAGAGGTCAGCTATGGAGACTGGCTACAGCTTCTGTTCTTCATGCGAATCCTATGCATCTCATG ATAAATTGCTATTCTTTGAATTCTATTGGACCAACTGCTGAGAGTTTAGGTGGCCCAAAGAGATTTCTTGCTGTTTACTTGACATCCGCAGTTGCAA GTTCAGCAATGAGCTACTGGTTCAACAAAGCGCCATCAGTTGGTGCTTCAGGTGCAATATTCGGATTG GTTGGCTCGGTAGCTGTATTTGTTATAAGACACAAACAGATGGTCAGAGGTGGCAATGAGGATCTAATGCAGATAGCTCAAATTATTGCCCTAAACATG GCAATGGGTCTAATGTCCAGACGTATAGATAACTGGGGACAT ATTGGTGGCTTACTTGGTGGAACCGCAATGACATGGCTTCTTGGACCACAGTGGAAGTATGAATATACAACAAGAGACGGTCGGAGAGTCTTCATGGACAGTGCTCCTATTCCTCTCCTTTTGCGGTGGAGAAATGAACAGCGACGGCTTTGA
- a CDS encoding Octicosapeptide/Phox/Bem1p family protein (Octicosapeptide/Phox/Bem1p family protein; CONTAINS InterPro DOMAIN/s: Octicosapeptide/Phox/Bem1p (InterPro:IPR000270); BEST Arabidopsis thaliana protein match is: Octicosapeptide/Phox/Bem1p family protein (TAIR:AT2G01190.1); Has 352 Blast hits to 352 proteins in 16 species: Archae - 0; Bacteria - 0; Metazoa - 0; Fungi - 0; Plants - 352; Viruses - 0; Other Eukaryotes - 0 (source: NCBI BLink).), protein MEPQPSLNPKLHLLCSYGGRIMPLPPEKSLHYIGGETRLVIVPRGISFLDFFKLLSDKLLSGRSFSLKYKLPSCDFDSLITVSDNEDLQNMIAEYDSTRLRRIRLFLFPLNHVELTRQSVTVNRLLGLESPIFTSLSSVLSSPIFAPNNGPVQFVHHNKVNATTAEENRRQDEAASTTSSSMLPQENTSAANDVGGFLDRETEIVEIQDQPRPILQEPLPQQQQQPLIICYLPVWQMRPHMVTYPVAAYALTPATEHSPRLDPVPENQENAT, encoded by the coding sequence ATGGAACCACAACCGTCGTTAAATCCTAAGCTCCATCTGCTCTGTAGCTACGGTGGCCGTATAATGCCCCTCCCACCAGAAAAATCCCTTCACTACATCGGTGGCGAGACGCGGTTAGTCATCGTTCCACGTGGCATCTCCTTTCTCGACTTCTTCAAGCTTCTCTCCGACAAGCTCCTATCTGGCCGTTCCTTCTCTCTCAAGTACAAGCTCCCTAGCTGCGACTTCGACTCTCTCATCACCGTCTCCGATAACGAGGACCTACAGAACATGATCGCCGAGTATGATTCCACACGTTTACGGCGTATCcgtctcttcctcttcccgTTAAATCACGTCGAGTTAACGCGACAGTCCGTGACTGTTAATCGGTTGCTAGGTCTCGAGTCGCCGATATTTACCTCTTTGTCTTCCGTTCTTTCCAGCCCGATTTTCGCGCCAAATAATGGTCCGGTACAGTTTGTCCATCACAACAAGGTCAATGCAACCACAGCAGAGGAGAATCGGAGACAGGACGAGGCGGCATCTACAACATCCTCCTCTATGTTGCCGCAAGAAAACACCTCCGCCGCTAATGATGTGGGAGGATTTTTAGATAGGGAAACAGAGATAGTTGAGATTCAAGACCAGCCACGGCCAATCCTTCAAGAGCCTTTGccgcagcagcagcagcaaccaTTAATAATCTGCTATTTACCAGTCTGGCAGATGCGACCACATATGGTTACTTATCCAGTGGCTGCTTATGCATTGACTCCAGCAACAGAACATTCTCCTAGGTTAGATCCTGTACcggaaaatcaagaaaacgcGACCTGA